The following coding sequences lie in one Silvanigrella aquatica genomic window:
- a CDS encoding DotU family type IV/VI secretion system protein, with product MTSNKHNDGSHHENIIFITEEIINYFFDIRNKLILKNIENSSENELIYQIDDVKNLSKDIEELISRKMDILKKYKKYYGTEIIRLLHYALVSLIDEMLITTQWQGRMHWTSDTLENRIFGSRSSGDLFFENCSQILLERDYKYRDLSLSYYFCLCSGFRGKYHSYHDVDKIQQIKSELYQFYYETNFESTPEISGLIPNNLIISNHNEYEMYHKKVIYSLLFSNFFLFAFFLMTSIIMWIINSNILSKNLM from the coding sequence ATGACTTCAAATAAGCATAATGATGGTTCGCATCATGAAAATATAATATTTATTACCGAGGAAATAATTAACTATTTTTTTGATATACGTAATAAATTAATTTTAAAAAACATTGAAAATAGCTCTGAGAATGAGCTTATTTATCAAATTGATGATGTAAAAAATCTCTCAAAAGATATTGAAGAACTTATTTCACGAAAAATGGATATCTTAAAAAAGTATAAAAAGTATTATGGTACAGAAATCATCAGACTTCTTCATTATGCCCTTGTTTCCTTAATAGACGAAATGCTCATAACGACTCAATGGCAAGGTCGCATGCATTGGACTTCTGATACTCTTGAAAATCGCATATTTGGATCACGATCCTCGGGCGATCTCTTTTTTGAAAATTGCAGTCAAATTTTACTTGAGCGTGATTATAAATACAGAGATCTCTCCCTAAGCTATTATTTCTGTCTTTGCTCCGGATTTAGAGGAAAATATCATTCTTATCATGATGTCGATAAAATTCAGCAAATTAAATCAGAACTGTATCAATTTTACTATGAAACAAATTTTGAATCCACACCTGAAATTTCAGGTTTAATTCCTAATAATTTAATAATTTCAAATCATAATGAATACGAAATGTATCATAAAAAAGTGATATACTCCCTTCTCTTTTCTAATTTCTTCCTATTTGCCTTCTTTTTAATGACTTCAATTATTATGTGGATTATAAATTCAAATATATTATCAAAAAATCTCATGTAA